A stretch of the Archangium violaceum genome encodes the following:
- a CDS encoding serine/threonine-protein kinase has protein sequence MAELFLAQEPPRPDLFVIKRILPYLSEEPEFVQMFLDEARIAAQLHHPNIVQVFELGRIHESIFIAMEFVEGVDLRRILAEEAKFSSAVPYAVASRICAQVAAGLEHAHNSKGVDGRPLGLIHRDVSPQNVMVAYNGSVKLVDFGIAKAEALAERSKPGVIKGKFLYLSPEQVMQERLDHRSDIFALGVMLYEITTGRSPFARPTTEAILYAIRFENPSPPHLIRDDYPQELSRIVMKCLVKDRNQRYQRAAQVQADLEALLDSGVMRQSDDVQAYIARLLGEEEERTVLHVPIPNGRKESVSGSQPAGLAARPTRRSSGQNLPSAVDPDGEELATEMARPADMLAAAALGDEDDDEPTAIRTVPMGRAPEPPVASPRSSPRTVSAESTLQERPARGATAAARRSTPARKPATSGSVASLDRRRPPPVMDEDDDEVSQSGSRTGSTVNDRVPVRVASAFRDEDSVPDTRSGVSDEDDAEVSETLDLPRKGTTLAPRRDPDDDEPTRDDRLGRAPTSSGRSRGMRLLLVACVTLLLVVAGAAAWLFLLSPMSEDAPRKPAGATAATRSSEEGHPAEPPASTGTGTGSGTGSPSPESGTGSATAQPGGSGTDTSAGSALAGTGAPVVPTAGLAARLTEPPSASMAATGIRVQFQAPAVMSIKVGASKVKPNGFLPLKPGFFRVDVRCSNRGPWNTKDLTIPEDAQNPFVVKLTRADCPQKTRR, from the coding sequence ATGGCGGAGCTCTTCCTGGCGCAGGAGCCTCCGCGTCCGGACCTGTTCGTCATCAAGCGCATCCTGCCGTACCTGTCGGAGGAGCCGGAGTTCGTCCAGATGTTCCTGGACGAGGCGCGCATCGCCGCGCAGCTCCACCATCCGAACATCGTCCAGGTGTTCGAACTGGGGCGCATCCACGAGAGCATCTTCATCGCGATGGAGTTCGTCGAGGGCGTGGACCTGCGACGCATCCTCGCGGAGGAGGCGAAGTTCTCCTCGGCGGTGCCCTACGCGGTGGCCTCGCGCATCTGCGCCCAGGTGGCCGCGGGCCTCGAGCACGCCCACAACTCCAAGGGCGTGGACGGCCGCCCCCTGGGCCTCATCCACCGCGACGTCAGCCCGCAGAACGTGATGGTGGCCTACAACGGCTCGGTGAAGCTGGTGGACTTCGGCATCGCCAAGGCCGAGGCCCTCGCCGAGCGCAGCAAGCCGGGCGTCATCAAGGGCAAGTTCCTCTACCTGTCGCCCGAGCAGGTCATGCAGGAGCGGTTGGATCACCGCTCGGACATCTTCGCGCTGGGGGTGATGCTCTATGAAATCACCACCGGGCGCTCGCCCTTCGCCCGGCCGACGACGGAGGCCATCCTCTACGCCATCCGTTTCGAGAACCCCTCCCCGCCCCACCTCATCCGCGACGACTACCCGCAGGAGCTGTCGCGCATCGTGATGAAGTGCCTGGTGAAGGACCGCAACCAGCGCTACCAGCGGGCGGCGCAGGTGCAGGCGGACCTGGAGGCGCTGCTGGACTCGGGCGTGATGCGGCAGAGCGATGACGTGCAGGCCTACATCGCGCGGCTGCTGGGCGAGGAGGAGGAGCGCACCGTCCTCCACGTCCCCATCCCCAACGGGCGCAAGGAGTCGGTCTCCGGGTCCCAGCCCGCGGGGCTCGCCGCTCGCCCCACGCGCCGCTCCAGCGGGCAGAACCTGCCCTCCGCGGTGGATCCCGACGGCGAGGAACTGGCCACGGAGATGGCCCGTCCGGCCGACATGCTCGCCGCCGCGGCCCTGGGTGACGAGGACGACGACGAGCCCACCGCCATCCGCACCGTCCCCATGGGGCGTGCGCCGGAGCCTCCGGTCGCATCGCCCCGGTCCTCTCCCCGCACCGTCTCCGCCGAGTCCACCTTGCAGGAACGGCCGGCGCGAGGTGCCACCGCGGCGGCGCGCCGCTCCACGCCCGCGCGCAAGCCGGCCACCTCTGGCTCCGTGGCCTCGTTGGATCGCCGCCGCCCGCCCCCGGTGATGGACGAGGACGATGACGAGGTCTCGCAATCCGGCTCCCGCACGGGCTCCACGGTGAATGATCGGGTGCCCGTTCGTGTCGCATCCGCGTTCCGTGACGAGGACTCCGTGCCCGACACCCGCTCCGGGGTCTCGGATGAGGATGACGCCGAGGTGTCGGAGACGCTGGATCTTCCTCGCAAGGGGACGACGCTTGCCCCCAGGAGGGATCCGGACGATGACGAGCCCACTCGCGACGACAGGTTGGGGCGGGCCCCCACGTCCTCGGGCAGGTCGCGCGGCATGCGCCTGCTGCTGGTCGCTTGCGTGACGCTGCTCCTCGTGGTCGCCGGCGCGGCCGCGTGGCTGTTCCTGCTCTCGCCCATGTCGGAGGACGCTCCACGCAAGCCCGCTGGAGCCACGGCGGCGACCCGTTCCTCCGAGGAAGGCCACCCCGCCGAGCCTCCCGCGTCCACCGGAACCGGGACTGGCTCCGGCACCGGCTCTCCCTCTCCCGAGTCGGGGACGGGGAGCGCCACGGCCCAACCGGGTGGGAGCGGGACCGACACGAGCGCGGGTTCGGCGTTGGCTGGAACCGGGGCTCCAGTGGTACCGACCGCTGGCCTGGCCGCCAGGCTGACCGAGCCTCCTTCCGCTTCCATGGCCGCCACCGGGATTCGCGTCCAGTTCCAGGCCCCGGCGGTCATGTCGATAAAGGTGGGAGCCAGCAAGGTGAAACCCAACGGCTTCCTGCCCTTGAAACCCGGGTTCTTCCGGGTCGACGTCCGCTGCTCCAACCGAGGCCCTTGGAATACCAAGGATTTGACGATTCCCGAGGATGCCCAGAACCCGTTTGTCGTCAAACTGACCCGCGCGGATTGCCCCCAGAAGACCCGGCGGTGA
- a CDS encoding metallothionein, translating to MKRIGMTLAAVAVGGVLLTAGESGACEAHRARKADAVPAPVEPGRPEAAPTEAAAAKKDGASELHAAKCRCGSAADCTCKKGTCECPKCKKPRQDVVPSLRSEGRARELREVRLDASAGVFI from the coding sequence ATGAAGCGCATCGGGATGACGTTGGCGGCCGTGGCGGTGGGCGGCGTGTTGCTCACGGCGGGCGAGTCAGGCGCGTGCGAGGCCCACCGTGCCAGGAAGGCCGATGCCGTACCCGCGCCCGTGGAGCCGGGCAGGCCGGAGGCGGCTCCGACGGAGGCGGCCGCGGCGAAGAAGGACGGCGCGAGCGAGCTGCACGCGGCGAAGTGCCGGTGCGGCAGCGCGGCGGACTGTACCTGCAAGAAGGGCACGTGCGAGTGCCCCAAGTGCAAGAAGCCCCGTCAGGACGTGGTGCCGTCGTTGCGGTCCGAGGGCCGAGCGCGGGAGCTGCGCGAGGTGCGCCTCGACGCCTCGGCGGGCGTCTTCATCTGA
- a CDS encoding class I SAM-dependent methyltransferase: MRRAILQQLRCPRCRRGGLMPEHDTDVLAFGPLHCPECHASFPVTEGVADLVQESASTHLAQRGMEQRLIARSYERYVRPALQRALAAPPLDRDSEYLLYRSLLGNPEAPILDLGTGTGLFARRLAREPELPPVVGLDVSRAMLEESVAQAREAGVRVDFLRAEAPYLPFRDGSLGAVLLAHSLHFIADIGRLLLEVGRVLRPGGRFVASTWLPPGRATAFVQRQAGLHPREEEELRDALSAVGLVGFARLRLPPLLVVKAEKPVR, from the coding sequence ATGCGACGCGCCATCCTTCAGCAGCTGCGCTGCCCCCGGTGCCGGCGCGGTGGGCTGATGCCCGAGCACGACACCGACGTGCTCGCCTTCGGGCCCCTGCACTGTCCCGAGTGCCATGCGAGCTTCCCGGTAACCGAGGGTGTGGCGGACCTGGTGCAGGAGTCCGCCTCCACGCACCTGGCCCAGCGGGGCATGGAGCAGCGGCTCATCGCCCGCTCCTATGAGCGCTACGTGCGCCCCGCCCTGCAGCGGGCGCTGGCGGCTCCGCCCCTGGACCGGGACAGTGAGTACCTGCTGTACCGCTCCCTGTTGGGCAACCCCGAGGCGCCCATCCTGGACCTGGGCACCGGCACCGGACTGTTCGCCCGGCGTCTGGCACGCGAGCCGGAGCTGCCTCCCGTGGTGGGCCTGGACGTGTCCCGGGCGATGCTCGAGGAGTCCGTGGCCCAGGCGCGCGAGGCCGGCGTGCGGGTGGACTTCCTCCGCGCCGAGGCCCCCTACCTGCCCTTCCGGGATGGTTCGCTGGGCGCGGTGCTGCTGGCCCACTCGCTGCACTTCATCGCGGACATCGGCCGGCTGCTGCTGGAAGTGGGCCGCGTGCTGCGCCCCGGTGGACGCTTCGTGGCCAGCACCTGGCTACCGCCGGGCCGGGCCACCGCGTTCGTCCAGCGCCAGGCCGGTCTCCACCCGCGCGAGGAGGAGGAGCTCCGCGACGCCCTGTCCGCCGTGGGACTGGTGGGCTTCGCCCGGCTGCGGCTGCCGCCCCTGCTGGTGGTGAAGGCGGAGAAGCCGGTCAGATGA
- the nadA gene encoding quinolinate synthase NadA: MGAEVDYEREIQELKRKLNAVILAHYYQESEIQDVADFVGDSLALAQAAAKTKADVIVFCGVHFMAETAKILNPGRQVLLPDLKAGCSLSDRCPPVAFRAFKEKHPDHFVVSYVNSSAAVKAMSDVICTSSNAVKIVNQVPRDRRILFAPDQHLGRYVMKQTGRDMVLWPGSCIVHEIFSEKRLVQLKVQHPEAEVVAHPECEEPVLRHADYIGSTKGLLDHVLKSPKREFIVVTEAGILHQMKRGAPEKTFIPAPPDNGCSCNECPYMRLNTMEKLYRCMKDRTPELTLPADLQSAALAPLQRMLEWSQ; the protein is encoded by the coding sequence ATGGGCGCCGAAGTGGACTACGAGCGGGAAATCCAGGAACTAAAGCGGAAACTCAACGCCGTCATCCTCGCCCACTACTACCAGGAGAGCGAGATCCAGGACGTGGCGGACTTCGTCGGGGACAGCCTGGCGCTCGCCCAGGCCGCGGCGAAGACGAAGGCGGACGTCATCGTGTTCTGCGGCGTCCACTTCATGGCGGAGACGGCGAAGATCCTCAATCCGGGCAGGCAGGTGCTGCTGCCGGACCTGAAGGCGGGCTGCTCCCTGTCGGACCGCTGCCCACCGGTGGCCTTCCGGGCCTTCAAGGAGAAGCACCCGGACCACTTCGTGGTGAGCTACGTCAACAGCTCCGCCGCCGTGAAGGCGATGAGCGACGTCATCTGCACCTCCTCCAACGCGGTGAAGATCGTCAACCAGGTCCCCAGGGACCGGCGCATCCTCTTCGCGCCGGACCAGCACCTGGGCCGCTATGTGATGAAGCAGACCGGCCGGGACATGGTGCTGTGGCCGGGCAGCTGCATCGTCCATGAGATATTCAGCGAGAAGCGCCTGGTGCAGCTCAAGGTCCAACACCCCGAGGCGGAGGTGGTGGCGCACCCCGAGTGCGAGGAGCCCGTGCTGCGGCACGCCGACTACATCGGCTCGACCAAGGGGCTGCTGGACCATGTCCTCAAGAGCCCCAAGCGGGAGTTCATCGTGGTGACGGAGGCCGGCATCCTCCACCAGATGAAGCGCGGCGCGCCGGAGAAGACCTTCATCCCCGCCCCACCGGACAATGGTTGCTCCTGCAACGAATGTCCTTATATGCGGCTCAACACGATGGAGAAGCTCTACCGGTGCATGAAGGACCGGACACCGGAGCTGACGTTGCCGGCCGACCTGCAGTCCGCCGCGCTGGCGCCGCTGCAGCGAATGCTGGAATGGTCACAGTGA
- a CDS encoding PilZ domain-containing protein, with amino-acid sequence MSVPIRDVLVVHPNAGRRAALASALPSYRVVAVESKTEAAFKMANAAPALIIAPPDDARLFLRQVAHTAPDALRVFICSKSDPAGLAELIQSAAEGHVFSVLDEALSGPELGRTLSHLLQHRGSASITVPPSTYSVHFTLNEQAQEARCSEIGNFGATLLLPGSIPLVHFPPGSALESLRIEREGRLLFKTPWAHVQRALLVHDESGEHLRLGISWATAMHPPPPVPGVTMEAQSEVVATLRKALRRGAILWLQRVNDPSVQLRLDAPVVDMVDGVAVLCCQSSGMLEGWAGDEVDLFFEMGGQSYSGVCNLLVNEPDGRMVLHVPRSLVIRNWRSLPRFKPGPNDRFLISFQAPISGHQTTRAALDLSVGGLSFPFDASNEIIPAGSRLDVSLLLPDGTSEKCQLEVRSIHGVPSDGRLSGGLRPFRAGARFSGLSQTARDAILRAFMSSRCQSVSEGCDVPFRDIWHLMEEARYRFHPDYPFGDDSQLDTLQDTHRKVYSTGDLGRALVYTSEKGLLGQISGLRIHSRTWLVQHLAVRPGVRRNEQVSYELSNLAVELGEVQQDIEFIRYSWRKDNRWPSRRIGWLARALETPGLSFLRHFCYMRLPLTDARPTPDPSLPRVRDGVRTDFVWIELHLRDRGELVRVLSEDLLTDEVDLSALSERFRAKGLHRRRRVFVVDGEFMPLAVALCEEGTPGLNLLEKTNAFWLLVPNRSHPQARAATQALIQRCVEHARERGRPSAIALVEDEEAGVLEEAGFQNLGRFSEWIFHRSMIRRVCELWRSVFERLGGAPAPDWAGEESVE; translated from the coding sequence ATGAGTGTCCCGATTCGAGACGTCCTGGTCGTACACCCGAACGCGGGCAGGCGGGCCGCGCTGGCCTCGGCCCTTCCCTCGTACCGTGTGGTGGCGGTGGAGTCCAAGACCGAGGCGGCCTTCAAGATGGCCAACGCGGCTCCGGCGCTCATCATCGCCCCCCCGGACGATGCCCGGCTCTTCCTGAGGCAGGTGGCCCACACCGCTCCGGACGCGCTGCGTGTCTTCATCTGCTCCAAGTCCGACCCCGCGGGGCTGGCCGAGTTGATTCAGAGCGCCGCCGAGGGCCATGTCTTCAGCGTCCTCGACGAGGCGCTCTCGGGGCCGGAGCTGGGTCGTACCCTCTCGCACCTGCTGCAGCACCGGGGCTCGGCCAGCATCACCGTGCCTCCCTCGACGTACTCGGTGCACTTCACGCTGAACGAACAGGCCCAGGAGGCCCGGTGCTCGGAGATCGGCAACTTCGGCGCCACGCTGTTGCTGCCGGGCAGCATCCCCCTGGTCCACTTCCCGCCGGGCTCGGCGCTGGAGTCGCTGCGCATCGAGCGTGAGGGGCGGCTCCTCTTCAAGACGCCCTGGGCGCACGTGCAGCGGGCGCTGCTGGTGCACGACGAGTCGGGGGAGCACCTGCGCCTGGGCATCTCCTGGGCGACCGCCATGCACCCGCCGCCGCCGGTGCCCGGCGTGACGATGGAGGCCCAGTCCGAGGTGGTGGCCACGCTGCGCAAGGCGCTGCGGCGCGGGGCCATCCTCTGGCTCCAGCGTGTGAACGACCCCTCCGTGCAGCTGCGCCTGGACGCGCCCGTCGTGGACATGGTGGACGGGGTGGCCGTCCTGTGTTGCCAGTCCTCAGGCATGCTGGAGGGCTGGGCGGGCGACGAGGTGGACCTGTTCTTCGAGATGGGCGGGCAGAGCTACTCGGGGGTCTGCAACCTGCTCGTCAACGAGCCGGACGGGAGGATGGTGTTGCATGTGCCGCGCTCGCTCGTCATCCGCAACTGGCGCAGCCTGCCGCGCTTCAAGCCCGGGCCCAACGACCGCTTCCTCATCTCCTTCCAGGCCCCCATCTCCGGCCATCAGACCACCCGGGCCGCGCTCGACCTGAGCGTCGGCGGGCTCTCCTTCCCCTTCGATGCCTCCAACGAGATCATCCCCGCGGGCTCGCGGCTCGACGTCTCGCTGCTCCTGCCGGATGGGACGTCCGAGAAATGCCAGCTGGAGGTGCGCTCCATCCACGGGGTGCCCTCGGATGGCCGGCTCTCGGGAGGCCTGCGGCCCTTCCGCGCCGGCGCGCGCTTCTCGGGGCTCTCCCAGACCGCCCGCGACGCCATCCTGCGGGCCTTCATGTCCTCGCGCTGCCAGTCCGTCTCCGAGGGGTGCGACGTTCCCTTCCGGGACATCTGGCACCTGATGGAGGAGGCCCGCTACCGCTTCCATCCGGACTACCCCTTCGGGGACGACTCGCAGCTGGACACCCTCCAGGACACCCACCGCAAGGTGTATTCCACGGGGGACCTGGGGCGCGCGCTCGTCTACACCAGCGAGAAGGGCCTGCTGGGGCAGATCTCCGGCCTGCGCATCCACTCGCGCACCTGGCTCGTGCAACACCTCGCGGTGCGGCCCGGTGTGCGCCGCAATGAGCAGGTCTCCTACGAATTGAGCAACCTCGCCGTCGAGCTGGGCGAGGTGCAGCAGGACATCGAGTTCATCCGCTACTCCTGGCGCAAGGACAACCGCTGGCCGAGCCGCCGCATCGGTTGGCTCGCGCGAGCCCTGGAGACGCCAGGACTGAGCTTCCTGCGCCATTTCTGCTACATGCGCCTGCCGCTCACGGACGCGCGGCCCACTCCCGATCCGTCGCTGCCGCGCGTGCGGGATGGGGTGCGCACCGACTTCGTGTGGATCGAGCTGCACCTGCGCGACCGCGGGGAGCTCGTCCGGGTGCTGAGCGAGGATCTGCTCACGGACGAGGTGGACCTGAGCGCGTTGAGCGAGCGCTTCCGGGCGAAGGGGCTGCACCGGCGCCGCCGCGTCTTCGTCGTGGATGGGGAGTTCATGCCCCTGGCCGTGGCCCTCTGCGAGGAGGGCACCCCGGGGCTCAACCTCCTCGAGAAGACGAACGCCTTCTGGCTGCTCGTGCCCAACCGGTCCCACCCCCAGGCGCGCGCGGCCACGCAGGCGCTCATCCAGCGCTGCGTGGAGCATGCCCGCGAGCGCGGTCGGCCCTCCGCCATCGCCCTGGTGGAGGATGAAGAGGCCGGAGTGCTCGAGGAGGCGGGGTTCCAGAACCTGGGCCGCTTCTCCGAGTGGATCTTCCACCGCTCGATGATCCGCCGGGTGTGTGAGCTGTGGCGCTCCGTGTTCGAACGGCTCGGGGGTGCCCCCGCGCCCGACTGGGCCGGCGAGGAGAGCGTGGAGTGA
- a CDS encoding class I SAM-dependent methyltransferase translates to MRYVMESSDEARRLLVQERSGNAREALGAAGLQRGARVLDAGCGPGGITELIAELVGPTGHVTGMDLSEERLAKARQLNQHHPHVRFVSGDVRRTGLPDASFDFTWCQFVLQYVPERWDALAELARVTRPGGKVVISEFDGFGMCNWPCPEPLRDWCVRFTDALLRTVGLDVHVGRKVFNAMRQLGLAQVRVHLLPQYVIAGSADAATHLDWETRFSALEPAVAPLLGGLEDYRAMCQKYLELLADPDALKYSILLVTEGTRP, encoded by the coding sequence GTGAGATACGTCATGGAGTCCAGCGACGAGGCGCGCCGCCTGCTCGTCCAGGAGCGGTCGGGCAACGCGCGCGAGGCGCTGGGGGCCGCCGGTCTCCAGCGGGGAGCCCGGGTGCTGGACGCCGGGTGTGGTCCAGGTGGCATCACGGAGCTCATCGCGGAGCTGGTGGGGCCCACGGGCCACGTCACCGGCATGGACCTCAGCGAGGAGCGGCTGGCGAAGGCCCGGCAGCTCAACCAGCACCACCCCCACGTGCGCTTCGTCTCGGGCGACGTGCGCCGCACGGGGCTGCCGGACGCCTCGTTCGACTTCACCTGGTGCCAGTTCGTCCTCCAGTACGTGCCAGAGCGCTGGGACGCGCTCGCGGAGCTCGCCCGAGTGACCCGTCCTGGTGGCAAGGTGGTCATCTCCGAGTTCGACGGCTTCGGGATGTGCAACTGGCCCTGTCCCGAGCCCCTGCGCGACTGGTGTGTGCGCTTCACCGACGCGCTGCTGCGCACCGTCGGCCTGGATGTCCATGTGGGCCGCAAGGTGTTCAACGCCATGCGTCAATTGGGGCTGGCCCAGGTCCGCGTCCACCTGTTGCCCCAGTACGTCATCGCGGGCTCCGCCGACGCGGCCACCCATCTGGACTGGGAAACACGTTTTTCCGCTCTGGAGCCCGCCGTGGCCCCCTTGCTCGGTGGTCTGGAAGACTACCGGGCCATGTGTCAGAAGTACCTTGAGTTGCTGGCGGATCCCGACGCATTGAAGTACTCGATCCTGCTGGTGACAGAGGGAACGCGTCCTTGA
- a CDS encoding ATP-binding protein codes for MRTTSTLLLYFERRYGAARLADIFRRHSFSLSLDYLRTPTNFISLPFLEKLADVLVTESGDSQFMRKAGLSMAGPEALGFAYYMVRAFGSLEICFRKTVELSYSYNRVGQFEIEQLERERMVLAYRSSVPEQGRHICELRMGQFASFPTIWGLPPADVSESQCQVNGADCCRYHLRWMDPLPVWGRYTGLVLGAISGVGASILGLGHPAFTVTSLSLAGVSLGSWIDLRREMRRKDAALNEQAEGMMGSLEELQQRYDEMFRINVALEDRVVARTRELTETNVRLEAALAKQKELDRLKSEFFDNVSHELRTPLTLILLTLDSLLQRGPEEFDAPVRQHLETMNRSASRLLRLINNLLDLTKLEAGKTKLRYEPLDIQGFLSSLLVPFEVLADKKGLELELEGTVTTPVHVDVARIESVFQNLISNALKFTSQGKVTVRLREDDTWVHVEVIDTGVGIASQDLSVIFDRFAQADSSGTRRFGGTGIGLALVKETLELHTGGIEVSSDLGKGSNFHVWLRKGTAHVRDEVLTSSADEPVVNRPSLRRSADVAAMLEPESPMSTPAVEALPAPPDAEAGPDAPRVLLVEDEPEIRAFLRGVLKPYYRLLEATNGEEGLRTAQKERPDLIVSDVMMPVMSGIQMLAALRSSPETVDTPIIMLTARQEVDAKVEGLSMGANDYLGKPFSPREMLARIEAQLRLRDAAVRAAENERLAATGLLTSGFAHEVRNPLNGLMNALQPLRESLTSGTPDPAMAVAMLDLIEECGQRIRGLAEGLLSFVRTGSKAVAVDLGASLDASVQALSWRLPPGMKVERDYQCPDPVWSDPGSLNQVWVNLLDNAVRAIGPDGIVRVSTARDGGDAVVSIIDNGVGIKPEHMERLFQPFFSTRDAGEGTGLGLALCQRIVLRQGGRIRVFSDYGKGTRVEVRLPLEADPDRILPPLLSEGRPIQPHWRT; via the coding sequence GTGCGCACGACGTCCACGCTGCTGCTCTACTTCGAGCGGCGCTATGGGGCCGCCCGGCTCGCGGACATCTTCCGCCGGCACTCCTTCAGCCTGTCCCTGGACTACCTCCGCACGCCCACCAACTTCATCTCCCTGCCGTTCCTGGAGAAGCTGGCCGACGTCCTGGTCACCGAGTCGGGCGACAGCCAGTTCATGCGCAAGGCGGGTCTCTCCATGGCCGGCCCCGAGGCGCTCGGGTTCGCGTACTACATGGTCCGCGCCTTCGGCTCGCTGGAGATCTGCTTCCGCAAGACGGTGGAGCTCAGCTACAGCTACAACCGGGTGGGCCAGTTCGAGATCGAGCAGCTCGAGCGCGAGCGGATGGTGCTGGCCTACCGCAGCTCCGTGCCCGAGCAGGGCCGGCACATCTGCGAGCTGCGCATGGGCCAGTTCGCCTCGTTCCCCACCATCTGGGGCCTGCCCCCGGCCGACGTGAGCGAGAGCCAGTGCCAGGTGAACGGCGCCGACTGCTGCCGCTACCACCTGCGCTGGATGGACCCGCTGCCCGTGTGGGGCCGCTATACCGGCCTGGTGCTGGGCGCGATCAGCGGGGTGGGCGCGAGCATCCTGGGGTTGGGCCATCCCGCCTTCACCGTGACGTCGCTGTCCCTGGCCGGGGTGTCGCTGGGCAGTTGGATCGACCTGCGGCGGGAGATGCGCCGCAAGGACGCGGCGCTCAACGAGCAGGCCGAGGGCATGATGGGCTCGCTCGAGGAGCTCCAGCAGCGCTACGACGAGATGTTCCGCATCAACGTCGCGCTGGAGGACCGGGTCGTGGCTCGCACGCGCGAGTTGACCGAGACCAACGTGCGGCTGGAGGCGGCGCTCGCCAAGCAGAAGGAGCTGGACCGGCTCAAGAGCGAGTTCTTCGACAACGTGAGCCACGAGCTGCGCACGCCGCTCACGCTCATCCTCCTCACGCTGGACTCGCTGCTGCAGCGCGGCCCGGAGGAGTTCGATGCTCCCGTGCGCCAGCACCTGGAGACGATGAACCGGAGCGCCTCGCGCCTGCTGCGGCTCATCAACAACCTGTTGGATCTGACGAAGCTCGAGGCGGGCAAGACGAAGCTGCGCTACGAGCCGTTGGACATCCAGGGCTTCCTCTCCTCGCTGCTGGTGCCCTTCGAGGTGCTGGCGGACAAGAAGGGACTGGAGCTCGAGCTGGAGGGCACGGTGACGACGCCGGTCCACGTGGACGTGGCGCGTATCGAGAGCGTCTTCCAGAACCTCATCTCCAACGCCCTCAAGTTCACCTCCCAGGGCAAGGTGACGGTGCGCCTGCGCGAGGACGACACCTGGGTGCACGTGGAGGTGATCGACACGGGCGTGGGTATCGCCTCGCAGGATCTCTCGGTCATCTTCGACCGCTTCGCCCAGGCGGACTCGAGCGGCACGCGGCGCTTCGGTGGCACGGGCATCGGCCTTGCGCTGGTGAAGGAGACGCTGGAGCTGCACACGGGCGGTATCGAGGTGTCCAGCGATCTGGGCAAGGGCTCCAACTTCCACGTGTGGCTGCGCAAGGGCACCGCGCACGTGCGCGACGAGGTGCTCACGAGCAGCGCCGACGAGCCGGTGGTGAACCGTCCCTCGCTGCGCCGCTCGGCGGACGTGGCGGCCATGCTGGAGCCCGAGAGCCCCATGAGCACGCCCGCCGTCGAGGCGTTGCCCGCTCCTCCGGACGCCGAGGCCGGCCCGGATGCTCCGCGCGTGCTGCTGGTGGAGGACGAGCCGGAGATCCGCGCCTTCCTGCGCGGCGTGCTCAAGCCCTACTACCGGCTGCTGGAGGCCACCAACGGCGAGGAGGGCCTGCGGACGGCCCAGAAGGAGCGGCCGGATCTCATCGTCTCGGACGTGATGATGCCGGTGATGTCGGGCATCCAGATGCTGGCGGCGCTGCGCAGCTCTCCGGAGACGGTGGACACGCCCATCATCATGCTCACCGCGCGTCAGGAGGTGGACGCGAAGGTGGAGGGGTTGTCCATGGGCGCCAATGACTACCTGGGCAAGCCCTTCTCGCCCCGGGAGATGCTGGCGCGCATCGAGGCGCAGCTGCGCCTGCGCGACGCGGCGGTGCGCGCGGCGGAGAACGAGCGGCTGGCGGCCACGGGCCTGCTCACCTCGGGCTTCGCCCACGAGGTGCGCAACCCCCTCAACGGTCTGATGAACGCGCTGCAGCCGCTGCGCGAGAGCCTCACCAGCGGCACCCCGGATCCAGCCATGGCCGTGGCCATGTTGGATCTCATCGAGGAGTGCGGGCAGCGCATCCGGGGCCTGGCCGAGGGCCTGCTGTCCTTCGTGCGCACCGGCAGCAAGGCGGTGGCGGTGGACCTGGGTGCCTCGCTGGACGCCAGCGTGCAGGCGCTCTCGTGGCGGCTGCCCCCCGGCATGAAGGTGGAGCGCGACTACCAGTGCCCGGATCCGGTGTGGAGCGATCCGGGCTCGCTCAACCAGGTCTGGGTGAACCTGCTGGACAACGCGGTGCGCGCCATCGGGCCGGACGGGATCGTCAGGGTGTCCACGGCGCGCGACGGTGGGGACGCGGTGGTGTCCATCATCGACAACGGCGTGGGCATCAAGCCCGAGCACATGGAGCGGCTCTTCCAGCCCTTCTTCTCCACCCGGGACGCGGGCGAGGGGACGGGCCTGGGGCTGGCGCTCTGCCAGCGCATCGTCCTGCGTCAGGGTGGACGCATCCGTGTCTTCAGTGACTACGGCAAGGGCACGCGCGTGGAGGTCCGGCTGCCGCTCGAGGCGGATCCGGATCGCATCCTCCCGCCGCTGCTCTCCGAGGGACGCCCCATCCAGCCGCATTGGCGCACGTAG